The Pseudomonas orientalis genome contains a region encoding:
- a CDS encoding aspartate aminotransferase family protein codes for MNMPENAPSSLASQLKLDAHWMPYTANRNFQRDPRLIVAAEGSWLTDDKGRKVYDSLSGLWTCGAGHTRKEIQEAVARQLGTLDYSPGFQYGHPLSFQLAEKITDLTPGNLNHVFFTDSGSECADTAVKMVRAYWRLKGQATKTKMIGRARGYHGVNIAGTSLGGVNGNRKLFGQSMMDVDHLPHTLLASNAFSRGMPEQGGIALADELLKLIELHDASNIAAVFVEPMAGSAGVLVPPQGYLKRLREICDQHNILLVFDEVITGFGRTGSMFGADSFGVTPDLMCIAKQVTNGAIPMGAVIASSEIYHTFMNQATPEYAVEFPHGYTYSAHPVACAAGLAALDLLQKENLVQSVADVAPHFENALHGMKGSKNVIDIRNYGLAGAIQIAPRDGDAIVRPFEAGMALWKAGFYVRFGGDTLQFGPTFNSKPQDLDRLFDAVGEVLNKID; via the coding sequence ATGAACATGCCGGAAAACGCCCCATCATCCCTGGCCAGCCAACTCAAGCTGGATGCTCATTGGATGCCTTATACCGCCAACCGTAACTTTCAGCGCGATCCGCGCCTGATCGTGGCCGCCGAAGGCAGCTGGTTGACGGATGACAAGGGGCGCAAGGTCTACGACTCGCTGTCGGGCCTTTGGACCTGCGGCGCCGGGCATACGCGCAAGGAAATCCAGGAAGCGGTGGCCCGGCAGTTGGGCACCCTGGACTACTCTCCGGGCTTCCAATACGGTCATCCGTTGTCCTTTCAACTGGCGGAAAAGATTACCGACCTGACCCCTGGCAACCTCAACCATGTGTTCTTCACCGACTCCGGCTCCGAGTGCGCCGATACCGCCGTGAAGATGGTGCGCGCCTACTGGCGCCTGAAGGGCCAGGCCACCAAGACCAAGATGATCGGCCGCGCCCGGGGCTATCACGGTGTGAATATTGCCGGTACCAGCCTTGGCGGTGTCAACGGTAACCGTAAGCTGTTTGGTCAGTCGATGATGGACGTCGACCACCTGCCGCATACGTTGCTGGCGAGCAATGCCTTCTCCCGTGGCATGCCGGAGCAAGGCGGTATCGCGTTGGCCGATGAGTTGCTCAAGCTGATCGAACTGCATGACGCATCGAACATCGCTGCGGTGTTTGTCGAGCCGATGGCCGGTTCCGCAGGCGTGTTGGTGCCGCCACAGGGTTATCTCAAGCGTCTGCGCGAGATCTGCGATCAGCACAACATCCTGTTGGTATTCGACGAAGTGATCACCGGTTTCGGGCGCACCGGTTCGATGTTCGGCGCCGACAGCTTTGGCGTGACCCCGGACTTGATGTGCATTGCCAAGCAAGTCACCAATGGCGCGATTCCGATGGGCGCGGTGATTGCCAGCAGCGAGATATATCACACCTTCATGAACCAAGCGACGCCGGAGTATGCGGTGGAGTTTCCCCACGGCTACACCTACTCGGCGCACCCGGTGGCCTGCGCGGCCGGCCTCGCGGCACTGGACCTGCTGCAAAAGGAAAACCTCGTTCAGAGCGTAGCCGATGTCGCACCGCACTTTGAGAATGCGCTGCATGGCATGAAGGGCAGCAAGAACGTGATTGATATTCGTAATTACGGCCTGGCCGGAGCCATCCAGATTGCGCCGCGTGACGGGGATGCCATCGTGCGTCCGTTCGAGGCCGGCATGGCGCTGTGGAAAGCCGGTTTCTACGTGCGTTTTGGCGGTGACACCCTGCAGTTCGGGCCAACCTTCAACAGCAAGCCGCAGGACCTGGATCGCCTGTTCGATGCGGTCGGTGAAGTGTTGAACAAGATCGACTGA
- a CDS encoding CoA-acylating methylmalonate-semialdehyde dehydrogenase: MSLIQHLINGELVNDSGRSADVYNPSTGQVIHQVPLASRDTIQQAIDSAKAAFPAWRNTPAAKRAQVMFRFKQLLEQNEARISQLISEEHGKTLEDAAGELKRGIENVEYACSAPEILKGEYSRNVGPNIDAWSDFQPLGVVAGITPFNFPAMVPLWMYPLAIVCGNCFILKPSERDPSSTLLIAQLLQEAGLPKGVLSVVHGDKGAVDALIEAPEVKALSFVGSTPIAEYIYSEATRRGKRVQALGGAKNHAVLMPDADLDNAVSALMGAAYGSCGERCMAISVAVCVGDQVADALIAKLVPQVKTLKIGAGTTCGLDMGPLVTGQARDKVSGYIEDGVSAGAELVVDGRGLSVAGHEEGFFLGGSLFDHVTPEMRIYKEEIFGPVLCVVRVASLEAAMQLINDHEYGNGTCIFTRDGEAARLFCDEIEVGMVGVNVPLPVPVAYHSFGGWKRSLFGDLHAYGPDGVRFYTRRKAITQRWPQRASHEASQFAFPSL; this comes from the coding sequence ATGAGCCTTATCCAGCATTTGATCAACGGTGAATTGGTCAATGACAGCGGTCGTAGCGCCGATGTGTACAACCCGTCCACCGGGCAGGTCATTCACCAGGTGCCATTGGCCAGTCGCGATACCATTCAACAGGCGATCGACTCGGCCAAGGCGGCGTTCCCGGCCTGGCGTAACACGCCTGCGGCCAAACGGGCGCAGGTGATGTTTCGTTTCAAGCAGTTGCTGGAGCAGAACGAAGCGCGTATCTCGCAATTGATCAGCGAAGAACACGGCAAGACATTGGAGGATGCGGCCGGTGAGTTGAAGCGCGGGATCGAGAACGTCGAGTACGCATGCTCGGCGCCGGAGATTCTCAAGGGGGAGTACAGCCGCAACGTGGGCCCGAACATTGATGCCTGGTCGGATTTCCAGCCGCTGGGCGTAGTGGCAGGTATTACGCCGTTCAACTTCCCGGCAATGGTGCCGTTGTGGATGTATCCGCTGGCGATTGTGTGCGGTAACTGTTTCATCCTCAAACCGTCGGAGCGTGACCCCAGTTCGACGTTGCTGATCGCACAATTGTTGCAGGAAGCGGGCCTGCCTAAAGGCGTGCTGAGCGTGGTGCATGGTGACAAGGGCGCGGTGGATGCATTGATCGAGGCGCCTGAAGTAAAAGCGCTGAGCTTTGTAGGATCGACGCCGATTGCCGAGTACATCTATTCCGAAGCCACCAGGCGCGGCAAGCGTGTGCAGGCACTGGGTGGCGCGAAGAACCACGCGGTTCTGATGCCGGATGCGGACCTGGATAACGCCGTCAGCGCTTTGATGGGTGCGGCATACGGTTCCTGCGGTGAACGTTGCATGGCGATCTCGGTGGCGGTGTGTGTGGGTGACCAGGTGGCGGATGCGTTGATTGCCAAGCTGGTGCCGCAGGTCAAGACGCTGAAGATCGGTGCCGGCACGACCTGTGGCCTGGACATGGGGCCGCTGGTGACGGGGCAGGCGCGGGATAAGGTCAGTGGCTATATAGAAGACGGTGTGTCGGCGGGTGCAGAGCTGGTCGTTGACGGTCGTGGCTTGAGCGTCGCCGGGCATGAAGAGGGCTTCTTCCTCGGTGGCAGCCTGTTCGATCACGTGACTCCCGAGATGCGTATCTATAAAGAAGAGATCTTCGGGCCGGTGTTGTGCGTGGTGCGTGTGGCCAGCCTGGAAGCGGCGATGCAGTTGATCAACGACCATGAGTACGGCAACGGTACTTGTATCTTCACCCGTGACGGTGAGGCGGCGCGTCTGTTTTGTGACGAGATCGAAGTGGGCATGGTGGGGGTTAACGTTCCACTGCCGGTGCCGGTGGCTTATCACAGTTTTGGTGGCTGGAAGCGCTCGCTGTTTGGCGACTTGCATGCTTATGGACCGGATGGGGTGCGTTTCTATACCCGTCGCAAGGCGATCACCCAGCGTTGGCCGCAGCGGGCCAGCCATGAAGCCTCGCAGTTTGCTTTCCCAAGTTTGTAA